In the Acidimicrobiales bacterium genome, one interval contains:
- a CDS encoding DEAD/DEAH box helicase: MPSLDRFSPITRAWFTATFEAPTPAQERGWDAVSRGESALVLAPTGSGKTLAAFLWTLDRLLTTPPPEDAGKRCRVLYVSPLKALTYDVERNLRAPLAGIALEAQRAGLDPPSVTVATRTGDTPARERRDIARHPPDILITTPESLYLVLTSAASGILGSVEHVIVDEIHAVAATKRGTHLALSLERLERLVARAGGAPPQRIGLSATQRPLEELARFLGGRAPDGTARPVTIVDAGSRKALDLEVVVPVEDMGELGKPLRPGGPDDLVMSGPAAGDPEVRSSIWPAIHPVLLDLVRRHVSTLVFVNSRRLAERLAGRLNELAGEELVRAHHGSVAREQRLEVEDALKAGRLPALVATSSLELGIDMGAIDLVVQVEAPPSVAAGMQRIGRAGHRVGEPSKGRIFPKFRGDLLVAAVVARRMTEGLIEETAIPRNPLDVLSQQIVAMVAVEDLSVDEVSRVVRGAYPFADLTGEALEGVLDMLAGRYPSTEFAELRPRLVWDRAAGMLRARPGARMLAVTSGGTIPDRGLFGVYTPEGSRVGELDEEMVYESRVGETFVLGATTWRIEEITRDRVVVTPAPGVPGKMPFWHGDQVGRPYELGRAVGAFLRQVGDLPDERLAEDHRLDPLALRNLRAYLDEEREATGGVLPTDRQVVVERFRDELGDWRICVLSPFGARVHAPWALAIEAGIRRRLDVEVHAIWSDDGIVVRLPEADDAPPADAVVLDPEEVEELVVGELGSAGLFASRFRENAARALLLPRRRPGSRTPLWQQRQRAADLLSVASNYGSFPILLETYRECLRDVFDLPALVSLMTDVRARKVRVTSVDTPSPSPFASSLAFSYVASFMYEGDAPLAERRAQALTLDRRMLAELVGSDELRELIDPAALAQLEAELQALDERRWAATADAASDLLRRLGDLSAAELDARCRRPFAAELLRDRRAVEVRVAGERRLIAAEDAGRYRDALGVSPPAGVPEAFLEPVQDALAQLVRRWARTHGPFRTAEPALRFGLPTEAVRAELAALARAGAVLRGEFRPDGTEREWCDAEVLRVLRQRSLAALRREVEPTPPDALARFLPAWQGIGADAGGPDRTFEVVAQLQGVAVPVSVLERDVLPARVRGYSPRLLDELLAAGDVMWVGAGSLGRDDGKVVLLLRGTPLARTAPLGDRPEGPEHGRIREVLASRGACFFRELGGADDGATLDALWDLVWAGEVTNDSFAAVRALRSGRRSGSRTTRSGRPRVGSLSALGPPRGQGRWSLVERGGVNATEAAAARAAALLERHGVLTREAARGEGVPGGFAGVYPVLRAMEESGRVRRGYFVTGLGGAQFALPGAVDRLRSVRDAGGSGRAPAAAVLAATDPANAYGVALPWPVPGPRRVAGAYVVLLDGLASLYVEKGGRALVALRPYDGEWESFAVAALTTLLADGRLARLGVERYDAELAPALAAAGFVPTPKGLVRYA, encoded by the coding sequence GTGCCGTCGCTGGACCGGTTCTCGCCGATCACGCGGGCCTGGTTCACGGCCACCTTCGAGGCGCCGACGCCGGCCCAGGAACGGGGATGGGACGCGGTCAGCCGGGGCGAGTCCGCCCTGGTCCTGGCGCCCACCGGGTCGGGCAAGACGCTTGCCGCCTTCCTGTGGACGCTCGACCGCCTGCTCACCACGCCGCCGCCGGAGGACGCCGGGAAGCGCTGCCGGGTGCTGTACGTGTCGCCCCTCAAGGCCCTGACGTACGACGTCGAGCGCAACCTGCGCGCCCCCCTCGCCGGCATCGCCCTGGAGGCGCAGCGGGCCGGCCTCGACCCGCCGTCGGTGACGGTCGCCACCCGCACCGGCGACACCCCCGCCCGCGAACGCCGCGACATCGCCCGCCACCCGCCCGACATCCTCATCACCACGCCGGAGTCCCTGTACCTGGTCCTCACCTCGGCGGCGTCGGGGATCCTCGGCTCGGTCGAGCACGTGATCGTCGACGAGATCCACGCCGTCGCCGCCACCAAGCGGGGGACCCACCTGGCGCTCTCCCTGGAACGGCTGGAGCGGCTGGTGGCCCGGGCCGGCGGCGCGCCGCCGCAACGCATCGGCCTGTCCGCCACCCAGCGCCCCCTGGAGGAGCTGGCCCGCTTCCTGGGCGGCCGGGCGCCCGACGGCACCGCCCGGCCCGTCACCATCGTGGACGCCGGGAGCCGCAAGGCGCTCGACCTCGAGGTCGTCGTGCCCGTCGAGGACATGGGCGAGCTCGGCAAGCCGCTCCGACCGGGCGGCCCGGACGACCTGGTGATGAGCGGGCCGGCGGCGGGCGACCCGGAGGTGCGGTCGTCGATCTGGCCCGCCATCCATCCGGTGCTGCTGGACCTCGTGCGCCGCCACGTCTCGACGCTCGTGTTCGTGAACTCCCGGCGGCTGGCCGAGCGCCTGGCCGGGCGGCTCAACGAGCTGGCCGGCGAGGAGCTGGTGCGGGCCCACCACGGCTCGGTGGCACGCGAGCAGCGGCTGGAGGTGGAGGACGCACTCAAGGCGGGCAGGCTGCCGGCCCTGGTCGCCACCTCGTCGCTCGAGCTCGGGATCGACATGGGGGCGATCGACCTCGTGGTCCAGGTGGAGGCGCCGCCGTCGGTCGCCGCCGGCATGCAGCGGATCGGCCGGGCCGGCCACCGGGTGGGGGAGCCGTCCAAGGGGCGCATCTTCCCGAAGTTCCGCGGTGACCTCCTGGTGGCCGCCGTCGTCGCCCGGCGCATGACCGAGGGGCTCATCGAGGAGACGGCCATCCCCCGCAACCCGCTGGACGTCCTCTCGCAGCAGATCGTGGCCATGGTGGCGGTCGAGGACCTGAGCGTCGACGAGGTCTCCCGGGTCGTGCGGGGCGCCTACCCCTTCGCCGACCTGACCGGCGAGGCGCTGGAGGGCGTGCTCGACATGCTGGCCGGGCGCTACCCGTCCACCGAGTTCGCCGAGCTGCGTCCCCGCCTGGTGTGGGACCGGGCGGCGGGGATGCTGCGGGCCCGGCCCGGTGCCCGCATGCTGGCCGTCACCAGCGGCGGGACGATCCCCGACCGCGGGCTGTTCGGCGTCTACACGCCCGAGGGCTCGCGGGTGGGCGAGCTGGACGAGGAGATGGTCTACGAGAGCCGGGTGGGCGAGACGTTCGTCCTGGGTGCCACCACCTGGCGCATCGAGGAGATCACCCGCGACCGGGTGGTGGTCACGCCCGCCCCCGGTGTGCCGGGCAAGATGCCCTTCTGGCACGGCGACCAGGTCGGCCGCCCCTACGAGCTCGGTCGGGCCGTCGGGGCGTTCCTGCGCCAGGTCGGCGACCTGCCCGACGAGCGCCTGGCCGAGGACCACCGGCTCGACCCGCTCGCCCTCCGCAACCTCCGCGCCTACCTGGACGAGGAGCGGGAGGCGACGGGCGGCGTGCTGCCCACCGACCGCCAGGTGGTGGTCGAGCGCTTCCGGGACGAGCTGGGCGACTGGCGCATCTGCGTGCTCTCCCCGTTCGGCGCCCGGGTCCACGCGCCGTGGGCCCTCGCCATCGAGGCGGGGATCCGGCGCCGCCTGGACGTCGAGGTGCACGCCATCTGGTCCGACGACGGCATCGTCGTGCGCCTGCCCGAGGCCGACGACGCCCCGCCCGCCGATGCCGTCGTCCTCGACCCCGAGGAGGTCGAGGAGCTGGTTGTCGGCGAGCTGGGATCGGCCGGGCTGTTCGCCTCCCGGTTCCGGGAGAACGCCGCCCGCGCCCTCCTGCTGCCCCGGCGCCGGCCGGGGTCGCGCACGCCGCTGTGGCAGCAGCGCCAGCGGGCCGCCGACCTGTTGTCGGTGGCGTCCAACTACGGCTCGTTCCCGATCCTGCTGGAGACCTACCGGGAGTGCCTGCGGGACGTGTTCGACCTGCCCGCCCTGGTCTCGCTGATGACCGACGTGCGGGCCCGCAAGGTGCGCGTCACGTCGGTGGACACGCCGTCGCCCTCGCCCTTCGCCTCGTCCCTCGCCTTCTCCTACGTGGCCTCGTTCATGTACGAGGGCGACGCCCCCCTGGCCGAGCGGCGGGCCCAGGCCCTCACGCTGGACCGGCGCATGCTGGCCGAGCTGGTGGGGTCCGACGAGCTGCGGGAGCTGATCGACCCGGCCGCCCTGGCCCAGCTGGAGGCCGAGCTCCAGGCCCTGGACGAGCGCCGGTGGGCGGCCACCGCCGACGCCGCCTCCGACCTGCTGCGCCGGCTGGGCGACCTGTCGGCCGCCGAGCTGGACGCCCGCTGCCGCCGCCCCTTCGCCGCCGAGCTCCTCCGGGACCGGCGGGCGGTGGAGGTGCGGGTGGCCGGTGAGCGCCGGCTCATCGCCGCCGAGGACGCCGGCCGCTACCGCGACGCCCTCGGGGTGTCGCCTCCCGCCGGCGTGCCCGAGGCGTTCCTGGAGCCGGTGCAGGACGCCCTGGCCCAGCTGGTGCGGCGCTGGGCCCGCACCCACGGGCCGTTCCGCACGGCCGAGCCGGCGCTCCGCTTCGGGCTCCCCACCGAGGCCGTGCGGGCCGAGCTGGCCGCCCTGGCCCGCGCCGGCGCCGTCCTGCGGGGCGAGTTCCGTCCCGACGGCACCGAGCGGGAGTGGTGCGACGCCGAGGTGCTGCGGGTGCTGCGCCAGCGCTCGCTGGCCGCCCTGCGCCGGGAGGTGGAGCCGACGCCGCCCGACGCACTGGCCCGCTTCCTCCCGGCGTGGCAGGGGATCGGCGCCGACGCCGGTGGTCCGGATCGCACCTTCGAGGTCGTCGCCCAGCTCCAGGGCGTGGCCGTGCCGGTCAGCGTGCTCGAGCGCGACGTCCTGCCGGCGCGCGTGCGCGGCTACTCCCCCCGGCTCCTGGACGAGCTGCTCGCCGCCGGCGACGTGATGTGGGTGGGCGCCGGCTCCCTCGGGAGGGACGACGGCAAGGTGGTGCTCCTGCTGCGGGGCACGCCGCTGGCGCGCACGGCACCGCTCGGTGACCGGCCCGAGGGGCCCGAGCACGGTCGCATCCGCGAGGTGCTGGCGTCACGGGGTGCGTGCTTCTTCCGGGAGCTGGGCGGCGCCGACGACGGCGCCACCCTCGACGCCCTGTGGGACCTGGTGTGGGCGGGCGAGGTCACCAACGACTCCTTCGCCGCCGTGCGTGCGCTGCGCAGCGGGAGGCGCTCGGGCTCGCGCACCACGAGGTCGGGCCGGCCGCGCGTCGGCAGCCTCAGCGCGCTCGGGCCCCCGCGGGGCCAGGGCCGGTGGTCGCTGGTCGAGCGGGGCGGCGTGAACGCGACCGAGGCGGCCGCCGCCCGGGCGGCCGCCCTGCTGGAGCGCCACGGCGTGCTCACGAGGGAGGCGGCCCGGGGCGAGGGCGTACCCGGCGGGTTCGCCGGCGTGTACCCCGTGCTGCGCGCCATGGAGGAGTCGGGGCGGGTGCGGCGGGGCTACTTCGTCACCGGGCTGGGCGGCGCCCAGTTCGCGCTCCCGGGAGCGGTCGACCGCCTGCGCTCGGTGCGCGACGCCGGCGGCTCCGGCCGCGCACCCGCCGCCGCCGTGCTGGCCGCCACGGACCCGGCCAACGCCTACGGCGTGGCGCTGCCGTGGCCCGTCCCCGGTCCCCGGCGGGTGGCGGGGGCGTACGTCGTGCTGCTGGACGGGCTGGCGTCGCTCTACGTGGAGAAGGGAGGCCGGGCCCTCGTCGCCCTGCGCCCCTACGACGGCGAGTGGGAGTCCTTCGCCGTCGCCGCGCTCACCACCCTCCTGGCCGACGGCCGGCTGGCCCGCCTCGGCGTCGAGCGCTACGACGCCGAGCTGGCACCCGCCCTCGCCGCCGCCGGCTTCGTCCCCACGCCCAAGGGGCTGGTGCGCTACGCCTGA
- a CDS encoding DNA-formamidopyrimidine glycosylase family protein, producing MPEGDTILRAARSLGRWLEGREITAARSQRLKVPADRLVGHTVESVEARAKHLLIRLSSGDVLHTHMRMTGSWHVYRAGERWRKPGWQARVVLEAGDRVAVCFDAPVVELLSPGEVERHPSIARLGPDVLVDPLDTHEVARRAAARPADVPIGDVLLDQRVVSGIGNIYRCESLFLAGLHPATPRSAVEGRTLADLVRTASDLMRANLEPGAGFDRRFAPLGGPRGAWVYGRGGRPCYRCRTPVATAVLGDPPRDVWWCPSCQPAPA from the coding sequence ATGCCTGAGGGCGACACCATCCTCCGGGCCGCCCGGTCGCTCGGGCGCTGGCTGGAGGGGCGGGAGATCACGGCGGCGCGCTCGCAGCGCCTCAAGGTGCCGGCCGACCGGCTGGTCGGCCACACCGTCGAGTCGGTGGAGGCGCGGGCCAAGCACCTGCTGATCCGGCTGTCGTCGGGCGACGTGCTGCACACCCACATGCGCATGACCGGGTCGTGGCACGTGTACCGGGCAGGGGAGCGGTGGCGCAAGCCGGGGTGGCAGGCCCGGGTGGTGCTGGAGGCGGGCGACCGGGTGGCCGTGTGCTTCGACGCCCCGGTGGTCGAGCTGCTGTCGCCGGGCGAGGTGGAGCGCCACCCGTCCATCGCCCGCCTGGGGCCCGACGTGCTGGTCGACCCGTTGGACACCCACGAGGTGGCCCGGCGGGCGGCGGCCCGCCCGGCGGACGTCCCGATCGGCGACGTCCTGCTCGACCAGCGGGTGGTGTCCGGCATCGGCAACATCTACCGCTGCGAGTCGCTGTTCCTCGCCGGTCTGCACCCGGCGACGCCCCGGTCGGCGGTGGAGGGCCGGACGCTGGCCGACCTGGTCCGCACCGCCTCGGACCTCATGCGGGCCAACCTCGAGCCCGGCGCCGGGTTCGACCGCCGCTTCGCCCCGCTCGGCGGCCCCCGCGGCGCCTGGGTGTACGGGCGGGGCGGCCGGCCGTGCTACCGGTGCCGCACGCCCGTCGCCACCGCCGTCCTCGGCGACCCGCCCAGGGACGTGTGGTGGTGCCCGTCGTGCCAGCCGGCACCCGCCTGA
- a CDS encoding helix-turn-helix domain-containing protein, with protein sequence MSQRVKVRRLTDEEGRQLQRIVRRGGGKAQVNVVRYRRAMVVLASAGGNTVEVIARLVQTSPDRVREMIHRFNEMGMKSLDPQWAGGRPRRITTEDEAFIVATAKARPEKVGRPFTHWSIRKLSNFMTFQARERFWPGH encoded by the coding sequence ATGAGCCAACGGGTGAAGGTCCGTCGCCTCACCGATGAGGAAGGACGGCAGCTGCAGCGGATCGTGCGGCGTGGAGGGGGCAAGGCCCAAGTCAACGTCGTCCGGTATCGAAGGGCCATGGTGGTGCTGGCCTCGGCAGGCGGCAACACCGTCGAGGTCATCGCCCGCCTGGTGCAGACCTCCCCCGACCGGGTCCGGGAGATGATCCACCGGTTCAACGAGATGGGGATGAAGTCGCTGGACCCTCAGTGGGCGGGTGGCCGGCCCCGCCGGATAACGACTGAGGACGAGGCCTTCATCGTGGCGACGGCCAAGGCCCGCCCGGAGAAGGTTGGGCGGCCCTTCACCCACTGGAGCATCCGCAAGCTGAGTAATTTCATGACATTTCAAGCGCGCGAACGTTTCTGGCCGGGGCACTAG
- a CDS encoding DegT/DnrJ/EryC1/StrS family aminotransferase, translating into MSSSTNGARPAILGGRAAFPGGLAFFRPATPPLKRVVARLEHSWELGVLTNGPLVRELEEAVAARLDVRHAVAVSSCTSGLLLSLRALRLSGRVVLPSFTFSASAHAVAWNGLEPVFAECDRATFQVDPADLEARVAACDGVLATHVFGAPCDVERVTAAADTARVPVVFDAAHALGTKRRGEPIGGFGDAEVFSLSPTKPVVAGEGGMVTTDRDDVAEAVRIGRDYANPGDYDTRFIGLNARMSELHAALALESLHEIDENQRRRRAVAARYRAGLSELPGITPQAVDEGDESSYKDFTVIIDEEFGLRRDTLGRALLADGVDTRRYFDPPVHRHQAYAHLPPVPLPVTDDVASRVISLPMSAVLPPEAADRVVEVIAALHEHATDVEAMVAP; encoded by the coding sequence ATGTCGAGTTCCACCAACGGCGCCCGCCCCGCGATCCTCGGCGGGCGGGCGGCCTTCCCTGGCGGGCTGGCCTTCTTCCGCCCTGCGACGCCACCGCTGAAGCGGGTCGTGGCCCGTCTCGAGCACTCGTGGGAACTCGGCGTGCTCACGAATGGACCGCTGGTGCGGGAACTGGAGGAGGCCGTCGCGGCCCGCCTCGACGTTCGCCACGCCGTCGCCGTCTCGTCCTGCACTTCGGGCCTGCTGTTGAGCCTGCGGGCGCTCCGGCTCTCGGGCCGTGTCGTCCTCCCCAGCTTCACGTTCTCCGCCTCCGCGCATGCGGTGGCCTGGAACGGGCTGGAACCCGTCTTCGCCGAGTGCGATCGGGCGACCTTCCAGGTCGACCCGGCCGATCTGGAGGCACGCGTCGCGGCATGCGACGGCGTCCTGGCGACCCACGTCTTCGGCGCCCCGTGTGACGTAGAGCGTGTGACGGCCGCCGCCGACACCGCCCGGGTGCCCGTTGTGTTCGACGCCGCTCATGCCCTCGGCACGAAGCGCCGCGGAGAGCCGATCGGCGGGTTCGGTGACGCCGAGGTCTTCAGCTTGAGCCCCACCAAGCCGGTCGTCGCCGGCGAGGGGGGAATGGTCACCACCGATCGCGACGATGTCGCCGAAGCGGTGCGCATCGGGCGCGACTACGCCAACCCCGGCGACTACGACACCCGCTTCATCGGGCTCAACGCCCGGATGTCCGAGCTACACGCGGCGCTGGCCTTGGAGTCGCTCCACGAGATCGACGAGAACCAGCGACGCCGCCGAGCGGTTGCCGCCCGGTACCGGGCCGGCCTCTCAGAGCTTCCCGGTATCACCCCCCAGGCGGTCGACGAGGGCGACGAGTCGTCCTACAAGGATTTCACGGTCATCATCGACGAGGAGTTCGGGCTCCGACGCGACACTCTCGGCCGGGCGCTGCTCGCTGATGGCGTCGACACGCGGCGGTACTTCGACCCGCCCGTCCACCGCCACCAGGCGTATGCCCATCTCCCTCCGGTACCGCTGCCCGTCACCGACGACGTGGCCAGCCGGGTCATCAGCCTGCCGATGTCGGCGGTGCTCCCGCCGGAGGCGGCCGACCGCGTGGTGGAGGTGATCGCCGCGCTGCATGAGCACGCGACCGACGTCGAGGCCATGGTCGCACCATGA
- a CDS encoding malectin domain-containing carbohydrate-binding protein, protein MLVLLLSAVGLVLPRGRSLATDAAFSVRVSAGGNAYTDSAGRIWSADTGFVGGAPSAPVPVPVAGTDDDDLYTKHRWAMSGYDVPVPCPARYRVDLHFAEVYWYAPGQRVFNVSAEGTERISRLDVLAVAGRHAALVRSFDADVPDGAVSLEFTKVVENPMVSGIEVSQVSRCTGVATPIPPSPVYEVPSSIAADCSRPVDAEIMDWLARVPNHAVARFAPGGCYGVDGSIVLADRTNLTVDGNGATFAALTKGSSTRRNWRLQGGKSVTLRNMTARGANPTAGIVEGAYDPSYEFQHAYSIEGTQGATLDGVGAHDVHGDFVAIHHDERYDPTTTAPARNVTIRNARFERNGRQGISPTNVEGLLVEGSYLGEVNMNAVDIEPDFLEARATGIRLENNTFGRIRFSVLANAGGGAAVNVGEITITGNTMVGPLVSCRPPVFVETPDGGLRAGYTITGNRLLSFGDAVELRGVAGAEVAGNTVTFTDAGCGTRAGVRLANAHVVSVTGNAFSGATEAVVNDHLSTAVTASANTL, encoded by the coding sequence GTGCTCGTCCTCCTCCTGTCGGCTGTCGGGCTCGTCCTGCCCAGAGGGCGGTCCCTCGCGACCGACGCGGCGTTCTCCGTCCGGGTCAGCGCGGGAGGGAACGCCTACACCGACTCGGCGGGGCGGATTTGGTCGGCCGATACCGGCTTCGTCGGCGGCGCCCCCTCGGCGCCGGTGCCCGTTCCGGTGGCCGGCACGGACGACGACGACCTGTACACGAAGCACCGCTGGGCGATGTCCGGCTACGACGTGCCCGTGCCGTGCCCGGCCAGGTACCGCGTCGACCTGCACTTCGCCGAGGTGTACTGGTACGCGCCCGGCCAGCGCGTGTTCAATGTGTCGGCCGAGGGCACGGAGCGCATCTCCCGCCTCGACGTGCTCGCCGTCGCCGGCAGGCACGCCGCCCTGGTGCGCAGCTTTGACGCCGACGTCCCCGACGGTGCCGTGAGCCTCGAGTTCACCAAGGTGGTCGAGAACCCGATGGTGTCGGGCATCGAGGTCTCCCAGGTCTCGCGGTGCACCGGCGTCGCCACGCCTATTCCCCCGTCGCCCGTCTATGAGGTGCCCAGCTCGATCGCAGCTGACTGCTCGCGCCCCGTCGACGCCGAGATCATGGACTGGCTCGCCCGGGTCCCGAACCACGCCGTCGCGCGGTTCGCGCCGGGCGGCTGCTATGGGGTGGACGGCTCCATCGTGCTGGCGGACCGGACGAACCTCACCGTCGACGGCAACGGCGCCACGTTCGCGGCGCTGACCAAGGGGAGCAGCACTCGGCGGAACTGGCGGCTCCAGGGCGGCAAGAGCGTCACGCTCCGGAACATGACCGCCCGCGGCGCGAACCCCACCGCCGGCATCGTGGAAGGCGCGTACGACCCGTCCTACGAGTTCCAGCACGCGTACTCGATCGAGGGGACGCAGGGCGCCACGCTCGACGGCGTCGGCGCTCACGACGTCCACGGCGACTTCGTGGCGATCCACCACGACGAGCGCTACGACCCGACGACGACGGCACCGGCGCGCAACGTGACGATCCGCAACGCCCGGTTCGAACGCAACGGCCGCCAGGGGATCTCCCCCACGAACGTCGAAGGACTGCTCGTGGAGGGGTCCTATCTCGGCGAGGTGAACATGAATGCCGTCGACATCGAGCCCGACTTCCTGGAGGCTCGGGCGACCGGCATCCGCCTGGAGAACAACACGTTCGGGCGAATCCGTTTCTCGGTGCTGGCCAACGCCGGCGGCGGCGCCGCCGTCAACGTGGGAGAGATCACCATCACGGGGAACACCATGGTCGGCCCGCTGGTGAGCTGCAGGCCGCCGGTGTTCGTCGAGACACCGGACGGCGGGCTCCGCGCGGGGTACACCATCACCGGCAACCGCCTCCTCTCCTTCGGCGACGCCGTCGAACTGCGGGGGGTCGCCGGTGCCGAGGTGGCGGGAAACACCGTCACGTTCACCGACGCGGGCTGCGGGACGCGCGCCGGTGTACGTCTGGCCAACGCCCATGTGGTTTCCGTGACCGGCAACGCCTTCTCGGGCGCCACGGAGGCCGTGGTGAATGACCACCTGAGCACCGCCGTCACGGCGTCGGCAAACACGCTTTGA
- a CDS encoding malectin domain-containing carbohydrate-binding protein, whose amino-acid sequence MSRSLRVSATTWAAVVSFLLVVVAAFPDVAAARPRKPRPVTTTTTTATTTTTAPATTTTTLAPTTTTTTTAPPPPAPPFVTRINTGGASQYTDPAGHTWSPDHGYVGGAPASPTPAPISGTDAGPLYQKHRWAMSSYSVAVPCAGTYRVTLHFAETYWYAAGQRVFSVTAEWQTKLANLDIAAAVGKETALARSFDVAVNDGSLILGFVKKVDQPMVSGIEVARVGDCASAPSPAPVPVTYDAPATIAADCSRPVDAEIRAWLASVPDNAVARFAAGGCYGQDATIVLSDRTELTVDGNGATFKAVTQGDIGRRNWRIQGGSRITLKNMTVRGVNPKAGIFEGSYDGAYEYQHGYSIEGTQGAVLENVKAYDVYGDFVAVHHDERFNPYTTDPARDITIRNAHFARSGRQGVSPTNVEGLLLESSYLGDVNMNAVDIELDFDEAKGKDIRIVGNTFGPVRFSVLANVGAGVDPNVGPISLDANTMVGPLVSCRPPVHAETAAAGRYRSGYVITNNRFMTLGNAFDFIRSKSVEVSGNTVSFVFGGCGTSSGVGLVDSHGVSVTGNSFDGAERAITQDSLSTGVTTANNTP is encoded by the coding sequence ATGTCTCGATCCCTGCGCGTCTCGGCCACCACCTGGGCCGCCGTGGTCAGCTTCCTCCTCGTCGTCGTCGCAGCCTTTCCCGACGTCGCAGCCGCCCGTCCACGGAAGCCACGGCCCGTGACCACGACGACCACGACGGCCACCACGACGACCACTGCGCCCGCGACCACGACGACGACCCTAGCCCCCACCACCACGACGACCACGACGGCGCCTCCGCCCCCGGCACCGCCGTTCGTGACCCGCATCAACACCGGCGGAGCTTCGCAGTACACCGACCCGGCGGGTCACACCTGGTCACCCGACCATGGCTACGTGGGCGGAGCGCCGGCGTCGCCGACTCCGGCGCCCATCTCCGGGACGGACGCCGGCCCGCTCTACCAGAAGCACCGCTGGGCCATGAGCAGCTACAGCGTGGCCGTCCCGTGTGCCGGGACCTACCGGGTGACGCTCCACTTCGCCGAGACGTACTGGTACGCGGCGGGGCAGCGGGTGTTCAGCGTGACGGCCGAGTGGCAGACGAAGCTCGCCAACCTCGACATCGCGGCAGCGGTGGGCAAGGAGACGGCCCTCGCCCGCAGCTTCGACGTGGCCGTGAACGACGGCAGCCTGATCCTCGGCTTCGTCAAGAAGGTCGACCAGCCCATGGTGTCGGGCATCGAGGTCGCGAGGGTCGGGGACTGCGCCTCCGCGCCTTCTCCAGCCCCCGTCCCGGTGACGTACGACGCGCCCGCCACGATCGCCGCTGACTGCTCCCGGCCGGTGGACGCCGAGATCCGCGCCTGGCTGGCCAGCGTTCCCGACAACGCGGTCGCCCGGTTCGCGGCCGGCGGATGCTACGGCCAGGACGCCACCATCGTGCTGAGCGACCGCACGGAGCTCACGGTCGACGGAAACGGCGCCACCTTCAAGGCGGTGACGCAGGGCGATATCGGCCGGCGGAACTGGCGCATCCAAGGCGGCAGCCGGATCACGCTCAAGAACATGACCGTTCGCGGTGTCAACCCCAAGGCCGGGATCTTCGAGGGGTCCTACGACGGGGCGTACGAGTATCAGCACGGGTACTCGATCGAGGGCACCCAGGGCGCAGTGCTCGAGAACGTCAAGGCCTACGACGTCTACGGTGACTTCGTGGCCGTGCACCACGACGAGCGGTTCAACCCCTACACGACCGACCCGGCTCGGGACATCACCATCCGCAACGCGCACTTCGCCCGCAGCGGCCGCCAAGGGGTGTCGCCGACCAACGTGGAAGGGTTGCTCCTCGAGTCCTCGTACCTCGGCGACGTGAACATGAACGCGGTCGACATCGAGCTGGACTTCGACGAGGCGAAGGGCAAGGACATCCGGATCGTGGGCAACACCTTCGGGCCGGTCCGCTTCTCGGTGCTGGCCAACGTGGGCGCTGGGGTCGATCCCAACGTGGGCCCGATATCGCTGGACGCCAACACGATGGTGGGCCCCCTGGTGAGCTGCCGGCCCCCCGTCCACGCCGAGACCGCCGCGGCCGGTCGCTACCGCTCGGGCTACGTGATCACGAACAACCGGTTCATGACGCTCGGCAACGCCTTCGACTTCATCCGCTCCAAGAGCGTCGAGGTGTCGGGCAACACGGTCAGCTTCGTCTTCGGCGGCTGCGGCACCAGCTCGGGCGTCGGGCTGGTGGACTCGCACGGCGTCTCGGTGACCGGCAACTCGTTCGACGGTGCCGAACGGGCGATCACCCAGGACAGCCTCAGCACCGGCGTCACGACGGCGAACAACACGCCTTGA